The genomic interval TGGATATATCGAGGTCTCGGGCCACCCGGATCTGTTGGCCTGGTCCTATCTCCACAGCTTCCTGCTCTTCCTCTGCCACAAAGTGGACTTCTCCTTTCTCCACTCCGCCCTTCCACATTTCCTCCACCCTGGCTTTCTTCCCCTCCTTTCTCGACTTGCCTTGATCTGCCCGGATACCTTCCACATAACACTTTTGGGAAGAGGGTTGATCTCCACGAACTTCTCCCACCTGGCTTCCCACTggaaatttgatcttttgatgATAAGTAGATGCTACTGCCCTCAACTCATTCATGGCCGGCCTCCCCAGAATGATATTGTAAGATGATGGGGAGTCCACCACCGTGAAGGTGGTCATGACCGTTTTCTTGATGTCCCGGGAGCCTAGAGTGAGTGGCAGAACAATTTCTCCCTCCGGATAAACCGCATGTCCAGCAAAACCAAAAAGGGCAGTCTCCACAACTTCCAACTTAAACCCTTGCAAATCCATCTGCACTAAGGCCTCTTTGAAAATCACATTGACTGAACTGCCGGAATCCACAAAGACTCTCATAATGTCGTAATTGGCCACCCGAGCTTGGATGACCAGGGCATCGTTATGCGGCATGTTTACTCCCTTTAGATCCTCCGGACCAAAACTGATCACGGCCTCATTCCTCCTAGATCCTTCCACCTCCAGACACTCCCGCCTACTTCTTGATTTCCTGGCCTGATTTAAATCTCCATCGGTAGATCCTCCCGATATCATCTTAATCAGTCCAGCAGCAGGGGACAAAGGCCTCCTCTTCTCGGGTTCTGGCTCCCTCTTCCTACCCATATCATTCCTCGGGTTGTTTCTTGAGTCTACTCGAGCATTAGGTACTGGTGGCCGGGGGGTCCAAGGTGGACCTCTCGACCTATTGACCGATTGATTATATCCCTGACTGCCGGGTGGAACATAATTTCTCTTTaaagccttacaattctccGTACTGTGCTGACATACTCCGTGCCTAGTACAAAATCCACTTCTCTCGGGCTGAGACAACGGGTGATCGGGAACTGGGTCCCTACTGCATTCTTGTACCTCTCTCTCCCGGATAATTTTCAGAGGCACATGTGGGGAAAAGTGCCCTGGATTACCCCGCCGTGGTCCTCTCTCCTCGGGCTTAGGCGCCCGGTCCTCTCTTTCCTTCCTGATGGCTTCCCTCTTTTGTTTCTGGGCTTCCTCCATGTTGATATACTTCTCTGCCCGAGACAACAAATCCTCAAAATCTTCAGGCACTTTTTTCGTTAATGACTTGAAAAACTCACTCTCTTTTAAGCCTTGAGTGAAGGCAGTAGTTTTTGTCTCCGCAGCACAAGTAGGCACATCCAAAGCCACTTTGTTAAACCTCTTGATATACATCCTCAAACTTTCCTCCGGCCCTTGTCTCACCTCGAACAAAATGTAAGCAATTTTCTTATACTTCTTACTGCTGCTGAAATGGTGTAAGAAGGCTTTCTGAAAATCCTCAAATGATTTAATACTTAATGGAGCTAACCCATCAAACCACCTCTGAGCTGAATCCACTAGCGTAGTCAAAAACACTTTACACTTGATCCTATCGGTGTAACAGTGCAGCATAGCCATATTCTCGAACCTGGCCAAGTCAACTAAAGCTGATGAGAGTCGTGAGAAATTAATTTATCACGCAATTTGAATGTGCTTTGACCATTTCCAATTTTAAAATGCATTTCAGCCCTTTCTTTAGAAATGTAATCGAATCAAGTTGTTCCGAGCTATTTAGAGTTCGGCTCGATAAAAATCTTGTTCGAGatcgttcgttaagcttatcgagccgagcttgAGCTGTACGATTTTTGGTTCGTAAGCTCGTGAGCATGTTCGTGAGATCGAGCTTGGCTATTGATGTGACCTCGATGAAATGGGTGAGCCGGGTCAGAAGCTCCACCGGGtcaaatcaataatttataaTGTTTGGGAATTTGAGTATGGGCAACGACTTCTCTCAACACCTGCAAACAAGAagagaactcgtgaatgggcgccggaagggtgtccggcgtgaccactccgatgcttaagtcagcaggctTGTCAAGGAAGAAGCTTAAAGCAATGTGTATGAATGCTTGAGAATGGAGAAAATTCAGACCTGTAAAATGTCAactatacctgctatttataggaggaGAAGCTAGGGTTACCTTGATGCGCGTTCTCACCTACTACTTGTACCCTCGGACGTTGACGGCCTGTCGGGTCCTTTTCTTCCCGATAGCTTCAAGGGTACTCCAAGAATAAGGGACGTTGACTgcatgtccagtccctttcttctcAATATTTTTGGGGATACGTTCAGGCTAAAGACGTTGACTTCCCGCCCAGTCGCTTTCTTCCCTATAATCTATAAGATCCTCTAAGTAAGTTACTCGGGTATTGAGCCCTCGGGTTTAGCATGAAAACCCGGTCCCTAGTTGTCCGGGAGGTAAGTAAATACCCGGCTATGCATGAAGTGCCCAGTCGTGTAGGTAATAATCGCCCTCCTGATTTCTATACGGGCTACCCAATGAAACTTcctgggtcatccatgacccgggccctTATAGGGGTATCAGCTATTTTTTTGGCTAGCTTGTtgatgtaacgccccagattcgacgactgtcttcactgtatcaagacgggtctttccagcgtgcttatgtcctcactcacacgcaccctgagaaacttcccaggaggtcactcatcccaaaattgccccaagtcaagcacgcttaactttagagttcttatgtgatgagctaccgaaaagaagatacaCTTTCGTGATATGattagtacaaatcaaatcttttaagccctcttcaactgtacagtccattacattgaacagtatcggaatccctctcattcccgtgtaggtcggttcattcatgttccctccacctagaagcctgccaggagccgctcattgtccgtgtaactgatggcaccggcgttcatcccccgccctcttcggccccgggcctcacatgcccaccagcttccgcttggttcgtccccgaaccacaccgtacta from Primulina eburnea isolate SZY01 chromosome 17, ASM2296580v1, whole genome shotgun sequence carries:
- the LOC140818738 gene encoding uncharacterized protein, giving the protein MAMLHCYTDRIKCKVFLTTLVDSAQRWFDGLAPLSIKSFEDFQKAFLHHFSSSKKYKKIAYILFEVRQGPEESLRMYIKRFNKVALDVPTCAAETKTTAFTQGLKESEFFKSLTKKVPEDFEDLLSRAEKYINMEEAQKQKREAIRKEREDRAPKPEERGPRRGNPGHFSPHVPLKIIREREVQECSRDPVPDHPLSQPERSGFCTRHGVCQHSTENCKALKRNYVPPGSQGYNQSVNRSRGPPWTPRPPVPNARVDSRNNPRNDMGRKREPEPEKRRPLSPAAGLIKMISGGSTDGDLNQARKSRSRRECLEVEGSRRNEAVISFGPEDLKGVNMPHNDALVIQARVANYDIMRVFVDSGSSVNVIFKEALVQMDLQGFKLEVVETALFGFAGHAVYPEGEIVLPLTLGSRDIKKTVMTTFTVVDSPSSYNIILGRPAMNELRAVASTYHQKIKFPVGSQVGEVRGDQPSSQKCYVEGIRADQGKSRKEGKKARVEEMWKGGVEKGEVHFVAEEEQEAVEIGPGQQIRVARDLDISTRVSLLNCLKTNIHVFAWSQQELTGISSLISEHQLNILPGAHPVKQKKRHFGPEKDKVIDEHVRELLQAGHIREIQFPTWLSNVVLVPKAAGKWRMCVDFRDLNKACPKDHYPLPRIDQLVDSTSGFELLNFMDSYQGYHQIPLAKDDQDKASFITSGGATYQRLMDKVFEKQLGRNLEVYVDDILGKSKESGESRSIKKK